A region from the Hydra vulgaris chromosome 08, alternate assembly HydraT2T_AEP genome encodes:
- the LOC136083120 gene encoding uncharacterized protein LOC136083120: MPIVFKTIRKKEKFWGKETHVALREKHKLACKLVKKTINKTVTDHEEMLVQDSKSYQRNVHTYVRSKQEAKGSLRSIEEENKTITTDINIIFSTLNNYFQSVFETEPDGSMPTFHNRTQAKCKINEYWFTIADVQNHLSYLEATKSIGVEGIHPIILRNCAAAFAISLNSIFRQYLFSGSVPDLWKKSNITPIFKKGSKPKVHNYQPVSLTSIPCKVMERIIHKNIMAHCVENNLNF, encoded by the coding sequence ATGCcaatagtatttaaaactaTCCGAAAAAAAGAGAAATTCTGGGGTAAAGAAACACATGTGGCACTTCGAGAAAAACATAAACTTGCTTGCAAGTTAGTAAAGAAGACCATAAATAAGACGGTAACAGACCACGAGGAGATGCTCGTCCAAGATTCAAAATCTTACCAAAGAAATGTACATACTTATGTCAGAAGTAAACAAGAAGCCAAAGGTTCTCTCCGTTCAATTGAAGaggaaaataaaactattacaacagatataaacataattttctCCACTCTCAATAACTATTTTCAGTCTGTCTTTGAAACTGAACCTGATGGTAGTATGCCAACATTTCACAATCGTACTCAagcaaaatgtaaaattaatgaATATTGGTTCACAATTGCAGACGTTCAAAATCATCTAAGTTATCTTGAAGCAACTAAATCAATTGGTGTAGAAGGAATTCATCCAATTATTTTACGTAACTGTGCTGCAGCATTTGCAATATCACTCAACTCTATCTTTagacaatatttattttctggCTCTGTACCTGACCTTTGGAAAAAATCTAACATTACTCCCATCTTTAAGAAAGGGAGCAAACCTAAGGTTCACAATTATCAACCAGTCTCCCTCACCTCAATACCGTGCAAAGTAATGGAAAGAATAATTCACAAAAATATTATGGCGCATTGCGTGGAAAACAATCTAAACTTCTAG